DNA from Strix aluco isolate bStrAlu1 chromosome 2, bStrAlu1.hap1, whole genome shotgun sequence:
CACACTGGAGGAGATTCCCCACCTTGGCTTACAgatggagcatgtccagagaaggacaacgaagctggtgcagggtctggagcacaagtcctgtgaggagcggctgagggaactgggggggtttagcctggagaaaatgaggctgagagactcatcactctctacaactacctgaaaggagattggagcgaggtgggggtcagtctcttctcccaagtaacaagcaataggacaaggggaaatggcttcaagttgcaccaggggaagtttagattaggtattgggaaaaatttctttcccaaaagggttgtcaagctctggaacaggcagcccagggaaggggttgagtccccatcccgggaggtatttaaaagacgtgtagatgtggtgctcagggacatggtttagtggtggacttggcagtgtgaggttaatgattggacttgatgatcttaagggtctttctcaacctaaacgattctgtgattctgtgattctctccaTCCGCAGAGACAACCCTGCTGCTGAGGACTTGAGGGAAGCAGAGCAAGATCAGTCCTGGCTCCTCATGTTCATTGAAGAGTGGTTCCCAAAGTTGTATTTGGGTTTCTGCAGATGTTGCAGATTAGTCAGGGTGTGAGCGTGTGTGTGGTTTCTGCCCATGTCCTCAGGAAGCGTGAGCCTCAGCCAGCACTGCCTGTGGTCTGCTCCAAGGGGAAAAGCAGTAAAATAGGGGAAACACCATCAGGGATCGTGACCATGCCACATCTGGACAGGTTGTTTGATCCAGTTCCTGGAACAAGGACTGGAGTTATCCCCATGTGATGGGCTGGGGACATCACTTCACCCCTTCTCCATCAGCTATGAGTTGTCAAGGTGCTTTTTAATGCCATAGTGCTTCGCTTTGGTGAGCGAACTTCTGGACTGGCAGCTTCTAGGAGACCCTCATTGCCTCCTTCCCTGCAGGATCTGAATTGGAGGTAGGTGCAGGATAGCTCTGGCTCAAAACGGTGCTTGTTTGCAAGAAAGGGCATGCCCATGCCATCCTGCAGCGTGGTAGCACCAGCTTAGAGCTGAACCGTATAGCTGAGAAGGCTGGGATTGctttttttcacctaaaatcatGGTGAGATTTGGATCAGGGCACATCCCACATACTCATGCAAAGCGCACCTTTACTCTGTGATGGATTCATCTCCCTGTAACCCCATTTCCACAGGCTCCCCATAACAGGGTACGGCAGTGAGATCAAACCAGCTTCTTTTATAGGAAGGGAggcaaatgcattttaatttgatTCCTGGCCGATGGGCTTGCTGAGCGATCATGTGTCGACTGAGCCGTGGGCTGTCCCCAGTGCACAAAAGGGCCCTTGTCCCTCCTGACACAGACAGCGCCAGACTTTGTGTGTCTGCAGAGACTCTTTCGAGTCCATTTTTCTCATCTCAACTGGTCATTCTGATGCATAAACCAGCTTTTCACAAGCATGGGCAGACTTTCTGGTGGTGGTGATGCTGGAGGAGCAGGTCTCAAGCTGGACCAGCAAGATGGCCCTTATCAATCCAACAATAAACCCATTAAAaacccatcatcatcatcaaaaaACAACCCAGACAGAACCCCTGTGGTGGAAAACATGCTTCCTTTGGCAAGGTTTGATTACAGGGGCTTCCAGATGTAGTGGTGATGTTTGCTCTGCCAGAAGGAGCTGAGGACATCTGAAATCAGGCCTGTGCCAGTCACAGGGATTGCTCGCTGAGGAGCACGGTTCCCTTTTCTTGCCCTTTCTGCCTGGGGTTTAGTAGGACCTACCTTTCACAGTGCTCAGCTGAGTAATTTCTCATAGATGGTTAAACACGGAATGGAGCATCTTTCCTGTTCTGTAGCACAGGAGACCAAATTTCTGTGTGAACCTGGTGGGAAGGGTGGATTGGGACATTGAACTGGGCTGCAGGAGATCTGAGTTGGACTCCCAGGTGTGGCCTGGGATTTGTTGGTGACTTTAGAGCAGCTTATTCCTCCTCTGTGCTCCAGATGCAAGATAAGGGTAAATAAAACTCCCTTTATCTGCTTGACCATAAATTCTTCATGCTAGGGACTACCTCGGTTGTGTCAACACCCAGAGCAATGAGGCCACGGTCTTCATGGGTTATGCGATGTGCTGGCAGGAGGCACACACTGCCACCTCTTGAGTCATTGTCACCTGCACTGAGATGGCACTGCCTGCCAGACAGCGAGCCATGGCTGCAGGTAGCTTTTGGAGCCCAGCATTGATGGCAACCTtgacaggaggagaagggaagggtaTAGAAATAGTATATAGTAATGACAGTATGGACTACGCAGCGTGTCACAGCATGGTGGCACTGGGGTTTTCTCATATAACCCACCTCTTCCAGGGACTCCTTACCTCTGTGTCCTTACAGCCTCTTTGCTTTTCCTCCAGGGTGATGGCGAACTTAACAACTCCTCCAGCCTGGACCAGAGTCATCAACAGCTCCTTGGACCCAAGTGGCACAGGAGACACCTACAAGTGCATATTTGATGAGGACTTCAAGTATGTCCTGCTGCCCGTCTCCTACGGCATCGTGTGTGTGGTGGGGCTCTTTCTTAACCTGCTGGCCCTCTACGTCTTCATCTTCAGGATCAAGACCTGGAATGCCTCCACCACATACATGTTCAACCTGGCCGTGTCCGACACGCTCTATGTGgtctccctgcccctcctggtgTATTATTATGCCATGGGGGACAACTGGCCCTTCAGTGTGGGCTTGTGTAAGATAGTCCGTTTCTTGTTTTACACCAACCTCTACTGCAgcatccttttcctcctctgcattaGCATCCATCGATTCCTGGGCATCTGCTTCCCGCTGAAGTCGCTGCAGTGGGGACACGTTCGCTATGCCCAGAGGGTGTCGGTCATCGTGTGGGTGGTGACCGTCGCGTGCCAGTCGCCCGTGCTCTTCTTCGTCACCACCAGCGTGAAGCGTGACACCATCACCTGCCACGACACATCCAGCAAGGACCTCTTTGGCCAGTTTGTCATTTACAGTTCGGTGATGCTGGTGCTGCTTTTCTGCATCCCTTTCCTCATCATCATCGTCTGCTACTGTCTAATGGCCCGGAGGCTGCTGCAGCCAACACGGGGCATCTCCCGGTTGTCCCGATCCAAAAAGAAATCAGTCAAGATGATAATCATTGTCTTGATGGTcttcattgtttgttttcttcctttccatgtCACTCGTACCTTGTACTACTCCTTCCGGAGCTGGGACTTGAGCTGTCAGACCCTCAATGCTATCAATTTGGCCTATAAGGTGACTCGTCCCCTAGCTAGCACCAACAGCTGCTTGGATCCCATTTTGTATTTCTTAGCAGGACAACGATTTATGAAGTTTGCGGGCAGCAAAATGCCAGGGAAGCCTCAAAACGAAATGGCACTGGGCATCGTGCCCAACAGTCACCTGGGAACCAGCAGCGACACAGCCACGTTATCCAGGGATGTGAACTCCTAGCTCCACTCCGGCACGGCTAGCACCATCTCCGAGACAGAAGGGTTTATCCCAGGTGTGGAGGGAGGTCAGGATGCTTCGGGGCCCGAGGCTTTTGGTGGTTGAGGTGCCTTGGCTCGCACCCACTTCAGCATGGTCCATGTTAAATGCGGTCCTCTGCTTGTCACTGTTTCAAACATGTTTTTTCAGGAAGTTGTGGCTGTGGTTCTACACACAAACCCCGTATCTCTGCCTCTTCGTCCAAGCCTGCCTCTGTTCAACACTGAATGGCATCTCTCCACCAGTGAGGCTGGGTGACCTCTATCACGGTGGCCaaatcttctaaaaaaaaaatcacaccctgTATGTCTGAGAtcattttctaaagcagaaatgttGTGTGCAAAAAGTTCCCCTAAAGAAATCCCTCTGCCCTTCTGCAGATTCCCTGGCACAGAGGTAACAAGGGTTTCTCTGTGCCTTGGCAAGGGAGGAAAGGCTTTTGGTCGATGAGGAGAGTCAGCTGCGGTTCTGCTAAACAGGGCGATGAAAATGTCAAGCGCAAATACCACCCGCAGCAGGAAAGGGTCTCCCACAGCTTCGCATCCATAAAGAAATGCTCTCCCAGCTTCAATCCCCGGCATCTGCTGGCAGAGCCGGAAGGGGACTCCCAGATCCTGTCCAAGGGCTGGCTTCCCATTAAAAAGGGTGCTGGTAGACCTTCCATCCCACTGGAGTATACTGGTACCATCCCACGGGAGTATACTGGTACCATCCCACTGGAGTTTAGTGGTACCATCAAGTAGGTCACCTTTAGAGTTCTCCAGTGGGGTCAACATCTTCCAGGAGACCCCTTAGTGCTTCCCAACAGCAACTCTTGAAAAGTTTTTAAGAACCCGTAGCTTTCTCTCAGCTGCTAACTTTAATCATCATCTCCAGCTCATCAAAATTTAGGGTGAGCTCTTCatgtcttgtttttaattttcttactaGTGACTCATATTTCCAGCAAAGAAGTGAAGACCGTTGCTCACCCCCTTGGCTGAGTGCTGCCACATCCTTATTTCTGCTCAGAGGTGACAGCCCTCTGTGACCTTTAGCAGCTTGGTGTGACCCAAAATGCTGCCCAGATGCTGCTGCCTGGTCTCCCCATAATCCCAGTAATCCCAGTGCTCCACTGGAGCCAATCAGCATATCCCTTACTGACAGTGTAGACCTTCCCTGGGAAATTTGGCAATGCTAAACCCTGGGTTTAGGAGCCATACCAGTAAACATGGTGCTAAGCTTAACCCCAGTCCTGTTTGGATTTGGCCTTGCATTCCCTGTCAGCCAGGACAGTTCAAAGTAAACCGGAGAAAATATCCACAAAATACTTCCCCAGAAGGTCTACTCGGTCTTTCTCTCTAATTGTGGGGTTAGAGAACAGAGAGCCAAGGTCTATGGTTTCCTTGACCAGCTTTGCCACGAGGATGCTGATTCCTCACCCCAAAAATGAAAATTGCTTGTGCTGCAGCACTGGACGAGTCATATTTTAGGATCGGTTCTATTTTAGTATTAGGCAAACACATTTGATGCTGGTTTAGACTGATTCCTCAGACCTCTTAGTTTCTCCTATCCCTCCTTCTTATGAAGTGGCTTGGTGGAGATAAAGACACGCCGCGACGTAACCAGACGAGTTCAGTCAGGGGTGACTGGGACCATTCAGGGTTAACTGGGAGGTTCCTGTGGTCCCGGCTCAGTGGAGCCGTGGTCCCATGGAGGGCTCTTGTCCTAGCCAACAATGTCCCAACCACAGGAGGCAAAGGAGGAGACTGTCTCAGCTCTGAGCaccattgacaaagaaaaataggACATTTGTAGGGTGGTTCATCTCATCCTTGAGTGAACTTTTAGAATAGGATTGGGTTAAGATAGGACTTGCACTGTGgcaacacctttttttccttctgcctgtgAAGGCTTGGCTTTATGGGGTGGGTCACATTATAGTCACCAGGGCGAGACAAATAAttgggaaaaattaattcaacCAAAGCGCTGAACTGGTACAAACGTTACTCCAGGCCAGGTCTTGCCTGGTCTCTCACACTTGCCAGAAAGCAGCATGAACACCAAGTTACGTGCTCTGAATAATTCAGCAAAAATGTGCTCAAAGTTCACTCCTGCAATCCTGCTCCTCGATTCCACCTTACTCTGAGCTGGCATCAGCTGGCTTCAAACCACCACCTTGGACAACACTGCCAGTCCCATCAGGGGGGGTCCCTCTGTGGTCCCGATCCCGCACGAGCTAGTGGCACTGTTCACATGCAGAGCGGTTGGAGAGGTACCAACTGGAAATTTATATatagattttggttttgtttgtaaaagCACTAacttatactaaaaaaaaaaaaagttggttttgtGACAATgactgtacatttttatttttgtaacatgcAAACACCTCAGATTTCTTAtagtaaataaatttatttctactATGAGCACTCTTCTGCCATCTCCTCCGATATGTGCACAGAGGAAGGGATGCTGGGGACAGAAACTGGGTTGTTGAATGTCATAGACGTGTTCCAAGCTCCTGATACAGCTGTCCACACAGCTCCACAGTAGATACCTCCAGCATCTGAACTCCTGTAGGAGTCCATGGAGGAGATGGTCACCCCAAAGGACAGGTCTCATCCCTGCTCAAGGTGAGATGGAGCTGAGATGGAAAGAGCTGCTGGAGCACCCCCAAACCCAGCAGCTCATTGGTGAGGGTTTCACTTTATCTTGCTACTGTCTTCCCTTTTCCAGAAAGCCCAGTAACACCAGTGCTTGTCTCGCATCCTTGCTTCTCAGAGACAGAAAGATCCAGAGGAGCAACTCAACTGTCTGATGAGAACTTTCTCCGGAGGCAGGCTGGAGCATCCTCGTACACTCCAGGATGGCTCCTTATAGCTGGTCAGAGCAAACCTCTGGACCTCAAAAGCCACCAAGCAGGTCTTCAATCCTCTCTCTAACCTATCCCCAGGGGGGTCATGCATCTGCTTGCAGTGTGCCCATGGGCATTGCACTGCAGACCCTCACAGCACTGCCCGTAACTGCAAGAGGCTGACCCAAACCCTCTGATTTACCCCTTAAAGGTCTGGCAAAGATTCAGTCAGGGTAGAAAATGCCCCAGAAGAGCCCACTGCTCCTGGAGTCCATCTGCCCAGGAAAACCTCCTCTGTGAATTCTCCTGAATTCAATTCTTGCAGGGGGCTGATAGCACCAGTTCTGTCAAAACCCAAGTGCAGAGACAGTGTATGGTCAGGGCAGGGATTTACAGGGGCCAAAAACCCTGGTAGCATAATAAATTCAATAGCCAGTCTTTTCAGTTGTATTGCCATGGGCTTGGTGGGTAGATTCTCCTAGGCTGCTCCTGTTGAAGACCAGTAGAAATTGCTAGATTAAGTAATTAATTAATAATCTCTAAGTAATTAATCTCCCATCCCataggacacttttttttttttttctggttcaccCAGCAGCTCATGGAGCCACCAAATCAAGAGGTTTCACTTCATGAAACATCTTGTTCTCAAAGTCTTCTCACATTCCCCTACAGACACCAGGAGAAGAAGGTTTCTTGAGCCTAACCACAGTCCTcatgataaaatacattttgttttccattgCAATTTATCTGCCACTTGCTCCTCAGCCTGGCTTTTGCTGTGCCTTTCTCTGCTGATGAAACGAGGCTCTTAGGACACACTCATCTCCATTGATGGATATATTACAAACTGTGATCAAGTCACCTTGaaatctgctcagcaataatctGAGCAGCTCAAATTCCTTCAGTCTCATCCCAAAGTTGATTTCTTCAGCCTTCAAATTAGTTTACACCTGACACAGTAACTGCCCATTGCCCTGCAGTGTGGGACAGAAACACTTCATGGTCCCCTGCACCATGGGAGAAAGCACCGCTTCGGTTTCTCTTTTAAAGAACTTTCTAGCCCTTATAGTTGCCAAAACACGAAGACTCAAAAGCATGAAGCCAAAGAAATAGCTGCAAGCCCCAAAATTGCTGAATTAGACATCCCAAAATACACCCTCTGAAAAACCCCTCTTGATTTTCAGCCCAGGTTTCGGAGTCCCACCCTGGGGTGAATGCCATGTGGACCAAGGGCTTGCACGTGAATGGCTTTAGCTTCACACCCAACTTTCCCTTGCAAGTTTTTCTGCGCAGCTCATGCCAGCGCTGACTCGTGTGAGTCACTTAAACACGAGAATGAGAATTAAGCAAGAATAACATCCATTGACAGGGAACACAGAGGTTGTGCAGTAACTTCAGAGAAAACCCAAAACCACTTTTTCTAAATATCTCCTAGCacggggaggaggaagagaaagttaagaacattgATGGTTTCCTGCCAAGCGAACAAATCTGCTGTGTGGGCTGGAGGGATGCACACTTCTACTAGACCTTCTGAGCGTCCAAGTATGGGGCTTTTCCTTCCCAGTCATGCCTTTCTAGGAACTGCTACCTTCTTAATctggcagaggcaggcagagagtcATGTGGTTACTGTAAGTCACTTGGTATGTCCACTTCTTTTTTGAGTAGTGAGTCCTggcttaatttttcatttggttttcctCCTCAGGGTTTGATTTTCTAAGGAACAAGCCCTTCCAAGTCATTTCTGATCTAGTGGGCCAATTCAGCAGAGGGACAAATTGAGCTCCCACAGGTTTCATAGAAAATAGCTTGCCACACAAAGGAGAAAGAGCCAAAGGAGCCCTCACCCAACAGCTCAACCTTTATATTAGGCAACAGAGAATCCACACCCACTTCCCCCTGCAGTGGCTTGGGAAGGTGTCTATCACACCATCAATGATGAGCGAAGAAAGGTGACAGATGGTGCCCCAAAACCATCCAGGAGACCAACATTGTGTTCAAACAAAGGGAAGACGTTCCCAAATCCCACAAACTAATCATTACTGCAGAAATTCCCCAAAATGGATGGGCCAAGGCAGCATTTTCTTTGGAAGAAACCAAACCAGTGGGTGTTTGAAATAACATGCCAATCACCCAGCTTTGTGAGGAGTTTATTTTAAGGCTTCCACAGGTTTAATACCAATATTTGCAGACTCCTTGCCAAATAAATGCTCAGGAAAGCCTGAAAgtttaaaatatccttttctttttttttttttttctccccagataCCTGCAGTTTTTTAAGCACTGGCTAAACACCAACATCTAGGTGTGTGTTTTGGGGAGCAGCTGGACTGTCACACTGTGATTGCACCCATGTACACATATATAAGCACATATATGCCCACATATATAAGCACATATACGTGCACAAATGATCCTTCACACGCTCCAGGAGAGCAGAAACTTTTGAGCCCGTGTGCCTGAGCCCTGCCTGGTGCCTGCCCTCCCAAGGGCAtgggaaagcaagcaaaacagcCCTCTGTACCCCAAAACCTTCTCATTTATACAAGAACAACAACTCTTCAAATCCTCCCAGTGAGATGAAAGCTGCCTGACTGTGGCTGGTCACCCGTGATAAGAGCTGCAAGGTCTCAGCTTGGCGTTGGAGGTTCCCACCTTTCCAGCAAAGGATGTGATGAAGCGGCCCCCTGCCAAAACCCCATCTTGACTGGGTGGGTTTTGCAGCCCCATTTTACACTGCTGGTGGTAGAGCAGGAGCTCCTCTGCCAGAGCAGGATCTGCTTATACCACCCAGTGTGAAAAGGCAACATGTCACAACCCCATTTCCAGCCCCCACCCCTAAATCCTGGGGGAGCCCTGAGATGCCTTTAAACCACCAAGCTCCCACCCTTGAACTTGGAAAGGAAGGGATGGCGGGTTTCCAGCTGAGATCCCAGCTGGTGGGATGACCAGTGGGAGACCTTGGAAGACGGTGGAAGATGCATGGAAGACTGAGGACCTCGTCATGCAAAAACCAGGCCAGCATCCTGCATGGATTTTTAATAGGGAAACCAACTGGATAGGCTGAACCCTGCTGCAGCAGAGTCCTCTGCTGGTGTTAAGGCAATGTGGCAGCAAGGAGCAAGGGGTCCACCCTGGGGAAAAATGGGGTTCCCCATGGAAGTGCTAACAACTTCCTAAGAACACCACGGAACCAGACCAAGGGATGGGACAGAGTCCCAGGCTAGTGTTGGGAGCATCTGGGTGCCAGCGGTGGGTCCCTGTCCTCATGTCGGGATTTCCACCCAGGTCATTCAAGGCAGGGTCCTGGTTTTCATCCACGGGACTTTCCAGGGGatggaaatgttttctattcGCTTTGGAGTTCCCCTTGCATGAGCTGAGCCACAGTGTGCGAGACGGACGGGGAATCAGCCTCTCCTCCCATGACCTGTGGTTTTAAGAACAAGGGAAGAGCCTGGTCACCATCTGCCTTTCATCCAGCCACCCACCCATCACtccagctccatccctgcccacGTGTAAAGGCTCAATGCTTGTTTAACATAATTTCATCCTTTTCTCATCAAAGCTGGGACAAGCGAATTGGAAACCAGCTGGCCACCATTGAGAAAGAAGCCCAAGTGCAAGCCCAAGCACATGGATGGAGGTGGAGGCCATTTGGGACCCATGTTGGGAAGGACCTTGGTACTTGTCCTTCACAATGGGGATTTGCCACTACCTCTGCATTTGGAAATGGGTTTATTTTGGAAGGATGTCCCTGACCAGCCATTCACCTGGGCTATGGACCTCTCTGCACAACCTCACCCATGACCAGACTGCTGGACCAGTCCTGGTCCCCTGAGCACCTCTGCAATGCCATCAGTGAAGCTGTGAGGCCAGCACCAGGATGTGGGATGCAAGCCAAGCGCTGGCAGGTGCCCGCACACCTCCTCTGCTAGGATGCAAGAGGATGCGATGCCTTTCTTAAGACCCTTGTTAGGTGAACAGCTCCACCACCCCCAGCCGGATGCtgttcttctcctgctccagcttcATGACTGAGTGTGTTTTTCAGCCTGGCAGCAGGACGAGATGCCACATGAGTGCCAACACAGCCTGTTTGCATATAGGGTGTGGGTGCAACGTCCTGGCACAGTGGCTGCTCCTCATGGCCTGTTGAACGAGTCCATCTAGTCCCAAACGAGCAAACGGGCCTGAGCACCTTGGGATGGGATTGCAAAGCAGGTCGTAACTCCTGGGGGGAAGCTGGCCTTTTGGTATGATCCTGTCACTGCATGCTGTAATTTGCAGGGCCAAGTAGAAAGGCTGCAAGGAGGGGAAGGTGCTCAGGGGACGGCCACATTCAGTTAGCACAGCTTCTGGTTCTTCTTGGGCAGAGGATTCACCGATCTCAGCTTTCACACTAGGAGAGAGGACATTGCTGTGGCTTTTGGGGAGCTGTTGGATACCCCAGAGCCTGCTGCATGCCTTCATCCCTCCATGCAGGACCCATGATCACAAGGGGAGGATGCATTTCCCATGGTCCAAGTCCCCAGGGGAATGTATTCCACATGAATGGATCTCTAAGCATCAGTGGAGGACAGAGGAGACTGGCTGTCCTTCCACCAGCCCTATGGGAAACCAGGGGACCACTCTGGCAGATCCAGCTGCATTGGTGGCACCTCCATTGAGGTAGCTGCCTGGAGTCCATCAGGATAGGATCAGACAGGACCTAGGAAAGGGATCCATGGAGGTCTTAGGTCCAAGTCCCTGCTCAGAACAGGGCAAGCTCCACAATCAGAGCATCCTGGACATGACTCAACACACCCCAGAGTTGCATCTCAATGGGGTCCACGGGTGCATGATGCAGAAATGCCTTTTCCTCTCCACTGGGTATCACGAAAGCCTGGCCAGCCAGCTGGGAGTTGTTAAATGACATGAATTGACCCCAAAGACCCTGTGCAGCACTGACGGGGCCCTGTGCTCACCAAGATGCCGATACTCCGATGTCTCACCCCTCCAGCATCCTCCCAGGATTAACTTGCAGGGCTGAGACTTAAAAATAACCAACGGGGGCAGTGGGTGGGTGGGTATCGCTGTCACCACACCGTCACTAACGTCAGCTTTCCCAAACCCATCTGTACACTGATGCCGGCTGCGAACCCAGTCCAGCATGCCGCGGCTGCGCAAAAGCATCAGAAAAACCACAGGGGTTTGCCAAAAAAGTATCAAAAGCCCTGAAGCAGCCTCCTCACTGATGCCTCCCCATCTGCTCTTCATTAGGCAAATGAGCTGTGTGCTTCTGGCTGGGTGGTCTGGGCTCAGGGACCCCTCTGTGGTTGGCTCCTGGGGTGATGCACAAGGGGTGGGGAGCAACGACAGTGCTTGGGGGAGTGGAATTTTCGGGACTGTGGGCCTGGATCGAGCAGCATCCATATGGATGATGCCTCCAGCCAGGGCTGTGGGCAGCAGTGAGTGCCCGTGTCCCATGGCTCTGGTTCCAGCTGGTAATTAATACCCCACTGTCCTGAGCCTCATCCAAACATTCTGGGATCATTTCCTAGAAATTTATCATCCCTTCCCAGGCAATACATCCCAGATGTTGCAACACATCTCTGTGTTTCGGCATCTGGCTGGTGATGCAAGGCGCTCCCCTCCACAGGACATGGcctggaggaagagcagcactTTATGACAACCCCTTGTAGCATCTAAATCCCcctcattttcaaaatatttccattttttgtcACAATTAGCAAAGGACTCCAGAGTTATGGTAACTCTTTAAGCATCTCCAGAAGGCAGCTGGGTTGAAATGTgatgtaaaaattaatttgtagcAGCTGTTCTTCCTCCTGGTTGCCCATAGATGGAGGAAGAGAGCTTCACCCCTTTGGGTTCCCTGCTTCAGTGATCTGGTTGATGAGGTTGAGTGGtgttttggggctcttctcctccctgctttgGCCCACCAGTTGCTTGGATTGAGTGATTTAATGACTGTCCTGGGAAAGATGTTGGACATGACCTGCACAAGACCCCGCTACTCAATGACTTAAGAACCCACAAGGAGTAGATGGTCCCTCCAGGAGCCCACACACCTTCTCGAGACACTCGAGATGCCACATGAAACGTGGCTCCAGGATAAGCAATGGTGCGA
Protein-coding regions in this window:
- the P2RY2 gene encoding P2Y purinoceptor 2, encoding MANLTTPPAWTRVINSSLDPSGTGDTYKCIFDEDFKYVLLPVSYGIVCVVGLFLNLLALYVFIFRIKTWNASTTYMFNLAVSDTLYVVSLPLLVYYYAMGDNWPFSVGLCKIVRFLFYTNLYCSILFLLCISIHRFLGICFPLKSLQWGHVRYAQRVSVIVWVVTVACQSPVLFFVTTSVKRDTITCHDTSSKDLFGQFVIYSSVMLVLLFCIPFLIIIVCYCLMARRLLQPTRGISRLSRSKKKSVKMIIIVLMVFIVCFLPFHVTRTLYYSFRSWDLSCQTLNAINLAYKVTRPLASTNSCLDPILYFLAGQRFMKFAGSKMPGKPQNEMALGIVPNSHLGTSSDTATLSRDVNS